AAGCGTGGGAGCGAAGGCGAAAGATCGAGTTAATCGCCGCCACGCGCAGTCGCCGGGCAGGTTTGCCAGCTGGCAATTGCCCCTCCGCTGCTTTGGGCGCGGCCACTTGTCCGGCCGCGGCGCCGGCGAGAGAGGTTCCGGCCATCGCAGCTGACGAAATTGTCAGAAACCGGCGGCGCGAAAAATCGGAACGAGGCTCGGGAGACGAGGCATTTGGCTGCATAATCGTTTCTTTCGGTAAAAGTTCGCCGTAGCGTAGCCGTCGCGGCAGAAAGGTTCAACAAAATCCCGCTGAAACCGACTTGCCGCGGTTGCTCTTTCGGGCGGTGTTGCTTACGATTCCGCCGTCCCTCTTGCCTGTCCCCTCTTCACGCCGCGCCCCGACTGCTCACTGCATGAAGCCCGTCAAATTCGACGATCAACTGGCTGGATTTCTGACTCTGGCAGCTAATCTCTGCCAAGAGCAGAACGCATCGGCAGTGCTGGTGCTGCTGCCCGGGCCGACCGATTGGGATGCGCTTAAGGAAGTGCTCGACGGCCGCAAGATTGTAATTACGGCCGATAAAGCAGAAGAAGTTGAAGGGGCCGCCGAAGCGGGCCTGCAGACCATACTGCTCGATATGTCGGAAGCGCCGGTCTTCGAGCGCCTGACTCAGGCCCTGCTGACCGGCGTGGCGCGCGAAATCCTCGCCCCCGGGGCTGGCGTGGTTGTGGCCTACTCAGGCTTCGATTCCGCGATGATCGATTCCATCAGTTTCATTCGTCTGGACGAGCATCTCGGCCGGCTGACCGCCCGCGACCTTCGTCAGCTGGAGACAAGTGTCCCCCTCGATACGCTCAAGGTCGTGGTCGATCTGGCTGTTGAAATTGGTCGCGAGGGGCGCGAAGGGAAAGCGGTCGGCACGATGTTCGTCGTCGGCGATACGCGCAAAGTGCTGCAGCACAGTCAGCCCGCTGGGTTTGACCCCGTGCGCGGCTATCCACGGGCCGAGCGCGACCTGCATGACCCGCGCGTGCGCGAGGCCATTAAAGAAGTCGCCGTGCTCGATGGCGCCTTCATCGTTTCGCCCGAAGGGCTGGTCGAAAAGGCTGCCCAACTGGTCGACGCACCGTATGCCGACCTCACGGTCTCCAAGGGGCTCGGTGCCCGCCACTGGGCTGGGGCGGCCATCAGTAAGGCGACGCACGCAATTGCGATTGTGGTCAGCCAATCGAGCGGTACCGTTCGCATTTTTCAGGTGGGCGAAGTAATGCTGCGGATTGAACCATTTCGCCAGGCCATGAAGTGGAAGGAGTTCGAATACGAACGTCCTTCCGACGGTGAGTAAAACGTCATGCAAGTACGCCTCGCCAATCTGCACGACGCCACCGATGCCCGCGCGGTCGTCGAACTGCTCGACATGTACTCTCAGGACGAATTTGGCAGCAGTGCCCCGCTCTCGCCAGCAGCCCGCGAAAACCTTATTCCCGGCCTCATCAAGCACGGCGGGGCGCGCGTTTTTTTGGCAAGCGACGACACCATCGCTCAGCAACCCATCGGCCTGGCGATCTGCCTGCTGGGTTTCTCGTCGTTTCGAGGCGCTCCGCTACTCAACATTCACGATATTGCCGTTTCGCCCGCGGCTCGCGGCCACGGTGTGGGTACAGCCCTGTTGCTGGCCTTGGAAGAAGACGCCAAATCGCTGGGTTGCTGCAAAGTGACGATGGAAGTTCGCAGCGACAATCACCGCGCTCAGGCCGTCTATCAGCGGGCCGGTTATCACGGCAGCCAGCCCGAAACCTGGTTCTGGTCGAAAAGCTTGGGATAGCGCAGTCCGTCAGGACAAGCCAAACTCCGCCAATAGGCACCGCGGCACACCGATCTCAACAACCTGAACTGCTCCCAGGTACTCGCTGGCTGCGGGATTCTCAAAACCCTTCTTGGCCGCGACGAATGTGCAGGTCTGATCTGCGCGAATAGTCGGTTCGGCAGGACGGCCGGTATCGCAATCGAGCCCACTGGGGAGATCGACGGCCAGGACTCTGGCTGACGACAAGTTCATTCGCTGAATCAGCGACGAATAGGGCGGCTTAGGATTGCCCGTGGCACCGGTCCCGAGCAGTGCATCGACAATCCATTCGGCACCCTGCAATGCTAAATCGAGATCGGCACCAGTCACCTGGCCGTTGATGATCCTAATCATCAGACGGCTCTTGGCAGCAATCTGATAATTCGCCAGCGCGTCTCCTTGTAGTTCCGCCGGATCAGCGAGCAGCAGCAGGCGAACAGCGATTCCCGCTGCATCCAAATGCCGCGCGATCACAAACCCATCGCCGCCGTTGTTTCCCTTGCCACAGCAAATGACAACTGGCCCGCGACAACCGGCGGCGAGCAACGCATTCACGCATCCCCGGCCCGCATTTTCCATCAGCACGAGGCCCGTGATGCCAAACTCGGCAATCGCCCGGCGATCGACGTCGCGCACTTGGTCGCGGCTGAGTGATTTGGTCATGCGCTACGATTTCCAATCGCGGACTACTTCCGCTTGGCTGCGACGATCCGCTTGTGTCCTGCTAGATCCTTGATGACATAGGCGGGCTCGAAGTTGCCATCGCTGGCCACGAGGTCGACCACGCGGTCGGCGATCATGGGGCTCAGTTCGAGCGCGAGTAAGCCGCCGGAGACTAATTGGGCCGCAGCTTGCGGAATCAGTTTGGCGATTAACTCGGTGCCGATGGGACCGGCTACGAGAGCGGACGTTGGTTCAAAATCTTTCACGGTTTTGTCGAGCTGCTCGAACTCGCTGTCGCTGACGTAGGGCAAGTTCGCGGCAATCGCGAAAAACTGCTCGGCCGGGTCAATCCCGCTGAGTAGATCGCCGACGCAGGTCTTGACTCGCGCATCGACCCCAAGACTCGCGGCATTCTGCCGAGCAATCTCTACGGCCGCGGGGCTCTTGTCGATGGCGAGCACGGTGCTGGACTTGGCGTGTTTGGCAATCGCAATCGCAACGATCCCACTACCGGTACCCACATCGGCCACATGATGGGGCGCGAGTTCGGGAGTGGCCTTGATGGCGTCGAGCACGGCCATCACCAGGTGCTCGGTCTCGGGGCGGGGGATGAGTGTATCGCGCGTGACGGTGAAGTTGAGCGAATAAAATTCTTTCTTGCCGACGATGTACGCCACCGGCATGCTCTGGACGCGCTGCTTGACGAACTCGCGAAACTTCGCCCGCTGCTCGTCGGTGACGACTTCGCCAAACCGCGTATAGAGTTGAATCCGCTCGCAGCCCAGGGCGTAGCCCAGCAGAACTTCCACCTCTAACCTTGGCTGTTCAATGTTCTGCTTTTTAAAGTAGTCCGCGGTCCACGTGAGCAGCCGATTGATCGTCCAGGCTTCTTCGGTGCTCATGTATTCTCATCCGTGACTGATATTAAAGCCCGATTCGGTGGGCCTCGCGATGCTCGGCTCACCCTACGGTTCGCAGAGATTAATCCAACCCACCCATCATGCTGCGGAGGGCGTTGCGGTCGTGTTCGATGAGCGCATCGGTAACGGGCTGCAAGTCGCCGTTGATGATCTGGTCGAGCTTGTAGAGTGTGAGACCGATGCGGTGGTCGGTCAGGCGATTTTCCGGGAAGTTATACGTGCGAATTCGTTCGCTGCGATCACCGCTGCCGATGAGCGACTTCCGTTCGGCGGATCGCTTAGCTTGCTCGCGTTGCTGATAGAAGTCGTACAAGCGACTCTTGAGAATGCGCATCGCTTTGGCCAGGTTTTTGTGCTGGCTCTTTTCTTCCTGCATGAAGACGGTGATGCCCGTTTCGTAGTGGGTCAGCCGAATCGCCGATTCGGTCTTATTGACGTGCTGACCACCGGGGCCGCTCGCGCAAGTCTTGTCGATGCGGTACTCGTCTGACTTCAGATCGACTTCGACGTCTTCGACTTCGGGCAGCACCGCCACGGTCGCTGCCGAGGTATGCACACGCCCTTTGGCTTCGGTCTCGGGGACTCGCTGCACGCGATGGCCACCCGATTCGTACTGCAGTTCGCGGTAACAGCCTTCGCCTTCGAAGGTGAGTATGACTTCTTTGAAGCCACCCATTTCCGTGGGCGAAGCTTCCATGATTTCCATTTTCCAGCCGCGCTTGTCGGCGTGCCGCTTGTACATCTGGAACAAGTCGTGCGCGAAGAGGGCTCCTTCGTCGCCGCCGACACCCGCGCGAATCTCCATCACGCAGCGATAGCGGTTGGCGTCGGCACCGCCAACGGTCATGTCGAGCAGTTCGCCCCACAGCTGTTCGCGATGCTCGCGAATGGAAGGGAGTTCGGCTTCGGCCAGTTCTCGTTCTTCTTCGTTCGGGCTGGTGAGCATGCGGCGCAGCTCTTCGATTTCGGCTACGAGCTGCTTGAAGCGGCGATACTTACTGGCCACTTTGGCAATCGAACCATGTTCGCGCGCGATGGCGGCGAACTTCGCTCCTTCGGCGAGGATCACCGGATCGGACATTTGGTGTTCGAGTTCTTCGAACCGGGCCAGACTTTTTTCGAGATCTTCGCGCATGACAAGCACCTACTTCAATCAGAAAGCAGGGCAAGAAAGAATCGCGGCAATTGATTGTACCGCGGAGCCAGCGGATTAGTTCGGCGCTGGCATTCCCACTTCGCCCCGACCCACAAAGACTGCTGCCGGAGTGCAGCGAGTCTGATCCATCGACACGACGGGCGGGGGCTGGTAGCTACGATTCGTCGCTGACGGGGGCTGCCTTCTTCTTGGCGGGCTTGGCCAGGCTGGCGTACGAACCGGCTTGGAACTTGTTTTGGAACTTCTCGATACGGCCGGCGGTATCGAGGAACTTCAGCTTGCCGGTGTAGAACGGGTGGCAGGCATTGCAGATGTCGATCCGCAATTCCTTCTTCGTGGCCCGGGTCTTGAACGCGTTGCCGCAGCTGCACGACACGGCGCAGTCGACGTAATTGGGGTGAATGCTGTCTTGCATGGCCGTAAGTCCTAACTGGATTTGCCGCACGCCTTTGCTGCGTGCACGAATAGCATCCGCTGGATGATTGCAGCGGAAACATACCAATATATCGGTCGCTGGCAGGGTGAACAAGTGCGGAATGAGGGCCGGACTAAACATCCGTTGCGACGTTGCGAACGAAACGCCGTTAAGGCAAGTAACAGCAGAGGTTCATACAGCGGGCGCAAAAAACAACACCCGCTGCTGAGATTCAGGAGCGGGTGTTGAAAATATTACGATAGCAGGTTCGAATTCGAAGACTCTAATCGTAGACAATTATCAGGTGCGTCGTAATGATCGCAGCTTAACGACCGCCGTAGCCACCACGGCCACCGCCGCCGCCGCCACCACCGTAGCCGCCGCCACCGCCACCTCGGCTGCCACCGCGACCGCCGCCACCGCCGCCGTAACCACCGCCACCGCCGCCGCCACGATCTTCACGTGGGCGAGCTTCGTTGACAGTCAATGGGCGACCATCGTGTTGCTGTTCGTGCAGGCCTTTGATGGCCTCACGGGCAGCGTTATCGTCAGCCATTTCGACGAAGCCGAAACCCTTGCTGCGACCAGTGTCGCGATCCTGAATCACCTGGGCGCTACGAACTTGGCCGTACGCCGAGAAAAGCTCTTCAAGCTTCTCGTTCGTTACGCCGTAACTCAGGTTCCCGACATACAACTTCATTGCCACCGCTCAACTCCTGACAAAAAACTTCCGGTCCTCGCTAACTTTCAGGACCGATGAAAGGGACCGATTCATGGTCCGCCAAACGGAACAGGCGATGGGAGCAGCTACAGATTCGACAGAACCAACGCTACAGCTTTCGTCGACCAATTGGCCAACGGCAGTTATACACCTGACCGCCAAAGAAATGCCAGCGTCATTTTGCAGAAATTTACTAAAATCTCCCCCGCCTCGGTTGACTTCCTACCATAAGCTACCTAGACACGTCTAAATAACTGCCCTTAGTTTGGGAGACACTTGTTCCAGGGCATTCATGACGGCCAGGACCACATCTTCTCGCCAGGCCGGGGCGATCACTTGTACCCCCACGGGCAGCCCAGCACTTTCCGCATCGACCGCCATTGCCTGCTGTAAGACGCGATCACGACTGAGTTTACGGGCATTCTGCTCGGTCGCTGCCACGCTCGTTACGGGAGTTACGCCAGCGGGCCAACCCAGCAGGTTGGGCAAGAATGCGTAGCTGGCGGCCGACATCAAATCGATGGCCTTGGTGTGCTGAGGTGCTGGCAAGGCATGGGGCGGAGAAATCACAGTGTCTAGCTGTTTATTTTCCAGCAGCGAACGGAATTCTTGCCGCAGCGCATCGCGCTGGCGGACGAGTTGCCAGTATTCATCGGCCGAGCGGGGTCGCGCCGCCTGAATCAGCCGGCTGAGATAACCTTGCCCCAGCATTTTCAACGTGCCCACAACCGCCGCGCGCGAGACTCTGCTCAAACCGCCAACTGTGAGCATTCGGCTGATGCGCCAATCGAGTTGACTGCTTGCGGCGATTCGCCGCAGGTCGGCGCAACCGTCGGCTTCAATCAGACCAATATAGAGATCGAGAATCTCTTCGCCGCGCGGGAAGTGTAGTTCTTCAATCGTGGCTCCCGCATTGGCAAGCGAATCTGCTGCCGCTCTGGTCGCGCGCTGAAGGGCCGGCGAAGGACTGAGATAGCCGTCATCGAGCCACAGCCCGATGCGCAGCTTGCCGATGTCGACTGCGCGATAGTCGCGCCAAGGCCAAGGGACAATTTCGGGCAACGCCTGGTCATCGGAATAATCCGCCAGCACGCGCATGGCCAGATCCAAATCGGCGACCTGCCGCCCCAGTGGCCCGACGGAACTTCGCATTCCTTCGAAGCCCCGAAAATTGCTCTGAGTGCCGGCGTTGGGCAAGCGTCTTGCCGTCGGCATCAGTCCAGCAATACCGCAAAAGTGTGCGGGCAGTCGAATGCTGCCGCCCAGATCGTTGGCAAGTCCCAGCGCCGATCCACGCGCTGCGATGATGGCCGCTTCCCCACCGCTGCTGCCGCCGCAAGTACGAGCGAGATTCCAAGGATTGTTCGTGCGTCCATAGACCGGATTGTCGCACTCGTGCATTGCCATCAACTGTGGAACATTCGTCTTACCCAGCACGATTGCGCCTGCGCGCTGCAGCCGCTGCACAAGCGGACCGGTTTCGGTCGAGACCTCGTGTTGCAGTGTCGACAGGCCGATGCTCGCCGTAGAGCCGGCGAAGTAAAAGCAATCCTTCACCGTGATCGGCACGCCGGCGAGCGGTCCAAGCGTTTCGCCCCGCGCGAGTCGTTCGTCGATGGAAGTGGCTTCGCTGAGGGCCTGCTCGAAGCGTTGCCAGGTGAAGGCGTTGAGCTGCGGATTCACTGCCTGGCAGCGAGTTACAAAGGCCTGGCAGACGTCCTGGGCCGAGATCGATTTCGCCGCGATGCGCCGGGCGATTTCCGCGGCGCTCCAGTCGATCATCTCGCCAGTGATTTCGCCCGTCGCTGAAGACACGGGCTTAGCGGTCAATCTTCGTCAGCCCCGGTACGGCCTGTTGCAACTCGGCAATGCCGTCGTCCGAGATGCCGGCCACGAAGGTGACCACCAGATGCTTCAAGTTCTTCAGTCCGTGCAGTTCTGCCAGACCAGCATCGGTAATCATCGTATTGCCTAAGTGCAGGTACTCCAAATTCTCAAGCTCCTTGATGCTCGCGAGTCCCATGTCGGTGACTTCGGTCTTATCGAGATTCAGCCGCTTGAGATTCTTCAACTGACCAACGGCTGGCATGTCGGCATCGGTGAAGCTGGTCTGCCACAAGTTCAAATCGACCAGCGCAGGCAATTGAGTGATCGCTTCGAAATTTTTGCCCACGCCGATGACCGATTCCGACAGATCGAGTTCTTTCAGCTTCTTCAGCGGTACCAAATGCTGCATGC
Above is a window of Anatilimnocola aggregata DNA encoding:
- a CDS encoding GNAT family N-acetyltransferase, whose amino-acid sequence is MQVRLANLHDATDARAVVELLDMYSQDEFGSSAPLSPAARENLIPGLIKHGGARVFLASDDTIAQQPIGLAICLLGFSSFRGAPLLNIHDIAVSPAARGHGVGTALLLALEEDAKSLGCCKVTMEVRSDNHRAQAVYQRAGYHGSQPETWFWSKSLG
- a CDS encoding NAD(P)H-hydrate epimerase; amino-acid sequence: MTKSLSRDQVRDVDRRAIAEFGITGLVLMENAGRGCVNALLAAGCRGPVVICCGKGNNGGDGFVIARHLDAAGIAVRLLLLADPAELQGDALANYQIAAKSRLMIRIINGQVTGADLDLALQGAEWIVDALLGTGATGNPKPPYSSLIQRMNLSSARVLAVDLPSGLDCDTGRPAEPTIRADQTCTFVAAKKGFENPAASEYLGAVQVVEIGVPRCLLAEFGLS
- a CDS encoding amidase, whose amino-acid sequence is MSSATGEITGEMIDWSAAEIARRIAAKSISAQDVCQAFVTRCQAVNPQLNAFTWQRFEQALSEATSIDERLARGETLGPLAGVPITVKDCFYFAGSTASIGLSTLQHEVSTETGPLVQRLQRAGAIVLGKTNVPQLMAMHECDNPVYGRTNNPWNLARTCGGSSGGEAAIIAARGSALGLANDLGGSIRLPAHFCGIAGLMPTARRLPNAGTQSNFRGFEGMRSSVGPLGRQVADLDLAMRVLADYSDDQALPEIVPWPWRDYRAVDIGKLRIGLWLDDGYLSPSPALQRATRAAADSLANAGATIEELHFPRGEEILDLYIGLIEADGCADLRRIAASSQLDWRISRMLTVGGLSRVSRAAVVGTLKMLGQGYLSRLIQAARPRSADEYWQLVRQRDALRQEFRSLLENKQLDTVISPPHALPAPQHTKAIDLMSAASYAFLPNLLGWPAGVTPVTSVAATEQNARKLSRDRVLQQAMAVDAESAGLPVGVQVIAPAWREDVVLAVMNALEQVSPKLRAVI
- the rpmE gene encoding 50S ribosomal protein L31, whose amino-acid sequence is MQDSIHPNYVDCAVSCSCGNAFKTRATKKELRIDICNACHPFYTGKLKFLDTAGRIEKFQNKFQAGSYASLAKPAKKKAAPVSDES
- a CDS encoding DNA integrity scanning protein DisA nucleotide-binding domain protein; the protein is MKPVKFDDQLAGFLTLAANLCQEQNASAVLVLLPGPTDWDALKEVLDGRKIVITADKAEEVEGAAEAGLQTILLDMSEAPVFERLTQALLTGVAREILAPGAGVVVAYSGFDSAMIDSISFIRLDEHLGRLTARDLRQLETSVPLDTLKVVVDLAVEIGREGREGKAVGTMFVVGDTRKVLQHSQPAGFDPVRGYPRAERDLHDPRVREAIKEVAVLDGAFIVSPEGLVEKAAQLVDAPYADLTVSKGLGARHWAGAAISKATHAIAIVVSQSSGTVRIFQVGEVMLRIEPFRQAMKWKEFEYERPSDGE
- the prmC gene encoding peptide chain release factor N(5)-glutamine methyltransferase, whose translation is MSTEEAWTINRLLTWTADYFKKQNIEQPRLEVEVLLGYALGCERIQLYTRFGEVVTDEQRAKFREFVKQRVQSMPVAYIVGKKEFYSLNFTVTRDTLIPRPETEHLVMAVLDAIKATPELAPHHVADVGTGSGIVAIAIAKHAKSSTVLAIDKSPAAVEIARQNAASLGVDARVKTCVGDLLSGIDPAEQFFAIAANLPYVSDSEFEQLDKTVKDFEPTSALVAGPIGTELIAKLIPQAAAQLVSGGLLALELSPMIADRVVDLVASDGNFEPAYVIKDLAGHKRIVAAKRK
- a CDS encoding RNA recognition motif domain-containing protein, whose product is MKLYVGNLSYGVTNEKLEELFSAYGQVRSAQVIQDRDTGRSKGFGFVEMADDNAAREAIKGLHEQQHDGRPLTVNEARPREDRGGGGGGGYGGGGGGRGGSRGGGGGGYGGGGGGGGRGGYGGR
- the prfA gene encoding peptide chain release factor 1, coding for MREDLEKSLARFEELEHQMSDPVILAEGAKFAAIAREHGSIAKVASKYRRFKQLVAEIEELRRMLTSPNEEERELAEAELPSIREHREQLWGELLDMTVGGADANRYRCVMEIRAGVGGDEGALFAHDLFQMYKRHADKRGWKMEIMEASPTEMGGFKEVILTFEGEGCYRELQYESGGHRVQRVPETEAKGRVHTSAATVAVLPEVEDVEVDLKSDEYRIDKTCASGPGGQHVNKTESAIRLTHYETGITVFMQEEKSQHKNLAKAMRILKSRLYDFYQQREQAKRSAERKSLIGSGDRSERIRTYNFPENRLTDHRIGLTLYKLDQIINGDLQPVTDALIEHDRNALRSMMGGLD